Part of the Planctomycetota bacterium genome, TGGTGGTGGCGAGCATCGTCAGCCTGCTGGTCGCGCTGACCATGGGCGGGCTCGGCAGCGCCATGGCCGCTTCAAGAAGTTCGCGCTGCTCGAACAACCTGCGGCAGTTCGGCGTGGCCGCGGAAGCCTACGCCTCCACCTATCACGATTCGTTTCCCGCGGCGGTGATTTATTTTCAGCAGGGCGACTCGGTGCGCACGGTGGGTTGGGATTTCGAGAGCAATGGAGGCGGCGCGACCAAGCCCGGGTCGCTGGCGCTCTTTGTCGACCAGGCGCTGGACGCCCTGCGCTGCCCCGACTATGAGCCGGTGCCGGGGCGTGAGCCGCTCACGGGCTATCACTACAACACCTCGTTCATCGGCCACGAGGGTTTCTATCCCGAACTTGGAAGCGACGGCCGCATGCACGATGGATGGTCGCGTGTGCGGCTCGGATTGAACGCGACGCAGAGGCGGCGCACGGATACCGTGGCGGTGTTCGCCGATGGAGGCTTTCGCGGCGGGACCAACCGATTCATGCGCGCCCCGGGCAACACCGTGGAGTCGGACGCGGGCCTGATCCACGCGGGCACCAGCGCCTTCCGCCATCGGGGCTGCTGCAACGCCTGCTTTCTTGATGGGCATGGCGCCACCTTCGGCGACCCCTGCCGAAGCGCCCTCTCCACCGCCGATCTGCTGAAATACGTCGTGGACTTTCCCCGCAATGGATTCTTGAGCGGCGACGACTCCGCCTACGATCCGCGTTGAACATGGTGATCGACCGCTGCGTCTGCTTTGATCTCACCTTCGCGACGGTGCTTGAAAAGGCCCGCGCCCAAAAGCAATCCTTCGAGGAGGTCGAGCTCTCGCTCGGCTGCGGCGGCGGGTGCGGGCTTTGCAGACCGTACTTGCGCCGCTGCCTTCGGACGGGGCAAACTTCATTTGTGCAGATCCTTACCGACCAGGATGAGCCCGGGTCACCTGCGCGATCCTGAGAAGCGGATCAGCCCCGGCCGAAGCGCCGCTCAAGTTCGCGGTAGGGAATGCGCATCGCGGTGGGCCGGCCATGCGGACAGTTGGTCGATCGTTCGACGCGCTCCAGATCCTGAAGCAGCGACGCAATCTCAACGTCGGAGAGCGCGTCGCCCGCTTTGACCGCCGCCTTGCAGGACATCATGTCGAGCACCTCGGAGAGCACGGCCTCGCCATCCTCGGTGCTGGCGCGGTCGCGCGAGAGCCAGCCCAGGATCAGCTCGGCCACATCGACCTTGCGCTCGACCAGGAAGAGAGGTTCGGCGAACAGCGCGGCGCTCTTGGGACCTGCGGCCCGCACATCAAAGCCCAGCCTTTGCAGGAGCTCCTGCGAAGCCTCGAGCCGCTCGAGCTGCGCCGCGTCCAGCGCGATCATTCGCGGGACCAGCCTCGGTTGAGAGGGCAGCGATCCAGCAGTTAATTTGGACCGCAACTGCTCGAACATGACCCGCTCGTGCAGCGCGTGCTGGTCGACCACCACGATGCCGTCGGCGTCGAAGGTCAGCAGCCACGCCTTGCCTGCCTGGAGAAAGCGTGTCGCGGGACGCGGCGCCGCCAGCAAGCCCGGCTCATGCATGGTTCCGCCGGCCGCTGGATTTTCCGCCAGCGCCGCGCCGGAGCTCGACGCGCCGGCGCCCGAGGCGCCGCCCATGCCCAGTGCATCTCTCAGAGATGCGAACTCAAATCCGCGCTCGCCCCCGTGAGGAGTGAAGCTCGCGTTCTGCCAGGAGTCTTCGGCCGAGCGCGGCGACGCGCCTTGATGCGCTCCGCTTCCGGAACTTGTTCGCCACGGCGCGCCGAAGGACGAGCCGCCCAACGGCAGCGATGGAACCAGGTTCGCCCCCTGCAAAGCGCTCCGGACTGCGCGAAGCAGCGCCGAGTGGATCAACGCAGGCTGGCGAAAGCGCACCTCGCTTTTGGCGGGATGGACATTCACATCCACCTCGCGCGGATCAATGTCGATGGCGATGAAGCCCACGGGCGTGCGGCCGGGCTCGACCAGCCCCCGGTAGGCCTCGCGCATGGCATGCATCAAACCCCGATCGGAGATCGGCCGCCCATTGAGCGTGATCCGCAATCCATTCGCCGAGGCCTTCGCCTGGTCGGGTCGTCCGATCAATCCCCAGATGGCCACGGCGCCGGCGCCGCTCAGATCCACCGGAATTAATTTCCCGGCAAACTCATCGCCCAACACCGCCTCGACCCGCAGCTGCGGATCCTCCACGGCGGGCAACTCAAGGGTCATGCGGTCATGCTGGTAGAGCCGGAACGAGACTTGGGGGCGGCCCAGCGCCAGCCATTCCAGGACATCGACCACCTTGCCGGCCTCGGTCGGGTCGCTGCGAAGGAACTTTCTCCGCGCCGGAACCTGTCCGAACAGCTGGTGCACCTCGACGCGGGTTCCCACGGGACTGGCTGCCGGTCGAACCGGTGCGAACTGGCCGAAATCGACCTCGATCGAGGCTCCTTGGCCACCGGATCCGCTGGAAGCGGGCCGGGAAACCACCACCAGACGCGAAACGGAACCCACGCTTGCCAGCGCCTCGCCGCGGAAGCCGAAGCTGCCGATGCCGGCCAGGTCTTCGGCGGTGGAAATCTTGCTGGTGGCATGCGGAGAGACCGCCAGAAGCAGATCCTCGGCGGAGATTCCGCCGCCATTGTCGGAAACCTCGATCCGTTCGCGACCTCCCCCCTCGATGCGCACCTCGATCTGGGTGGCCCCGGCGTCCAGGGCGTTCTCCACCAGCTCCTTCACCACGCTTGCAGGCCGCTCGATCACTTCGCCGGCCGCGATTTGGTTGACCAGGTGCTGCGAGAGTCGGCGGATCGGCATCGCCCGATTCTATCGGCGCCGGTTTGTCCCCCGCCGGTCCCCCATTCTTCACCAAGACTTCACGCGATTTTTTCGCTCGCGCCGGGACAAATTGACGATGTTCCGTTATGGTTTTGCCCAGGATGGCCACCCTCGTCATCGGAGACCTGCATGGATGCGGGATGGAGTTCGTCGAACTCCTGGACATCGCGCGACGCGATCGGGTGGACGCACGAATAATTCTTGTTGGAGATCTTTTCACCAAAGGACCGCGGCCCGACCTGGTCGTCGAGGTGATCTCCGAGTTGCGCGCAGCGGGTCGACGCGTCGAGAGCGTCTGCGGCAACCATGACCTTCGCTTGATGGACGCGCTGCGCCGCTGCGACGCCGGCGCCACCATGGACGAGCTGGCCCCAGCCGAGGAGGATGCGATCCGAGTTCTCGAGCGCTCCGGCAAGCTGACCGCAGCACGGCGCATCCTGACCGAGACCATCTCCCGCACCCACATCCAGGGCCCCGGTTGGGCGGTCGTGCATGGCGGCATCGATCCGCAGCTTGGGCTGGCGGGTACGAGCGACTTCGAGAAGATCCACAAGAAGGCCCCGCCGGGTCGCCCCCACTGGTGGGAGTCCTACAACGGCGAGGATGGATTGATCATCGTGGGTCACAAGCCACTCTTTGAGCCGATGGTGCTGCGCCGCGACGGCGATCCCATCGTGGTCAATGTCGACACGGGCTGCGCCTACGGTGGATCCTTGACCGCCTACTGCATCGAAGAAGATCGCCTGATCATGGTGCCCTCGCAGCAGCCTTCGCGCGACGGATTCGGCGCTACGCCAGTCGCCACTGCGCCGCGATGGGCATCGGGCGGCCCCGTCCGAACGTTCGCGCGGCGACCTTGATGACCAGCGGGGATTGATCGCGCTTGAACTGGGCGCGGTCGATGGCGAGGCACCAGCGCTCCACAAGCTTGGGATCCAGTTTGGTGATGCTTGCGATCGCGGCGACGTCGCCTTCATGCTCGATCCATCCGGTGACGATCTTGTCGAGGTCCTCGTAGGGCGGAAGCGAATCCTGATCCGTTTGATCGGGACGCAGCTCCGCGCTGGGCGCCTTGTCGATGCTCGCCTGCGGGATCGGCGCCTCGGCGAAGCCCAGCGACTTGAAATTGGCGTTGATCCACTTTGCAAGCGCGTAGACCTGCGTCTTGAGCAGGTCGCCGATCGGCGCCATGCCGCCCACCATGTCGCCGTAGAGGGTGGCATATCCGGTGGCCAGCTCACTCTTGTTTCCGGTGGCCAGCACCAGCGAACCATCCGAGTTGCTCACCGACATCGAGGTCAAACCGCGCAGCCGGCTCTGCAGATTCTCGTCGGGCAGCCCCTCGAAGGCGCCCAGCCCCTCCTTCAGCCGCTTCGCCATCAGATCGTGCGCGGCATCGATGGGCAAGGAAAGCAGCTTTCCAAGCTTCAGCCGCTTGGCCAGCTCGCGGGCGTCGTCGACGCTGCCGGCGCTGGAGTATTTCGAGGGCATCATGATGCCGGTGACGTTGGCAGCACCGATGGCCAGCGCCGCCAGGCACGCCACCAGGGCCGAATCGATGCCGCCGGAGAGTCCGATGGTGGCCCGCGTGTGCCCGGTCTTGCGGAAATAGCCACGGATGCCGCAGACGATGGCCCCCACCAGATCGCTCTCGTCGCCGGGGGGCGGCGGCTCCTTTCCAGCGGCCGCGGCTTTGGGATCGACCACCGCCAGCGAGGCCTCGAACAACCTCGCCGCATGGGCCACGTTGCCGGCGCGGTCAACGCAGAGTCCCGACCCGTCGAAGACCAGGTCGTCGTTGGCGCCGACCTGCTGGCAGGACGCGATCGGCACCGAAAACTTTTTCGCGATCTGCACCAGCCGCTGCCGCTGGCGGGCGCGCTTGCCCAGCACGAAGGGGCTGGCGCTGGCCACCAGCAGCGCGGTGGCGCCCAGCTTCATCGTTTCCGCAACGGGATCGATCGAATAGTTGCGCGGGATGGAGACGTCGTCCGCGACCCAGAGGTCCTCGCAGATGAGCAGCCCGAATTTTTCGCCCTCGTGCTCCACGACCAGCGGACCCGCTCCCGGTGAGAAGTAGCGGTCCTCGTCGAAGACGTCGTAGGTTGGAAGCAGGCGCTTGTCGTAATGCGTTTCGACTTTCCCCTTGCGGCACACCGCGAGTGAATTGGCGAGCCCCCGGCCTGCCCGCTCGACTCGCCGCACGGTGCCGATGATCATGGTGAGGTCGGGAAACTGCAGGGCGAGTTCCGCGACCGCCTTCTCGCACGCCTCGGCGACCCCGGCGCGCAGGACCAAGTCCCGCGGCGGATAGCCCAGCAGCGCCATCTCCCCGGTGAGCAGCAGCGAAGCACCTTGTTTTCTTGCCGATTCAGCGGCGTCGGCGATCCGCCGGCGGTTGCCCGCCACGTCGCCGACCGTCGGATCAAGTTGTGCCAGAGCCGCTCGCATCGTGCGGATGCTACGAATTCTTCCGATTGCTGTTTGACCTTCGCTCAGCTCGCCTGCGACCAGTGGTCATCGACCGCGGTCAGGATGGCGCGGACCGTGCAGGGCTTGGGCACGATGGCCGAGACGCCGGCGCGAATGAGCGTGGCCTCGTCGCCCGCGGTCATCGACTCGCCGGTGGCCACCACCCGTGAATTTCGTTTCTCGGCGCGGAGCCAGGAGGCCAGCCCGGCGGCCTCGTTCACGCCGATGTTGCAGTCCACGATGATCGAGCTCGGGCGCGAGCGCTCGCAGATCACTCCCGCCTCGAAGGCGCTGCGCACCACGACCGCGTCGCGCTTGGTCTCCTGGGCGATCACGTCGCGCAGGATCTTGCTGGTGTTGGGATCGCTGTCGACGATGAGAAGGGTTCCCTCGCCGGTCGACTGGGTGAATCCGGTCAGGGGCAAACCGTGGGCCCGCATGAAGCGCTCGAGCGTTTCTCGGGTCACCCTTCGGTCTCGGCTTCCGGGGATGCGGTAGCCCTCGAGCCTTCCGCAGTCGATCCACTTGCTCACCGTTCGGGCCGCGACATTGCAGATCGCGGCGACTTCGCCGGTGGTGTAGACACGTTCTTGATGGAGTGTTTCGGTCATGGCTCGAAACCAATCGGTCCAACACCGGGGCGACTTAAGCCTGTGGGTTTCCACTTTCAATTTTTTCCGTTATTGGCGCGGAACAGACCGCCCTTCCCCCTCGGCCGGAGTGGCTCAGGAGTCCTGAAGGGGCTTGGATTCGGCGATGACCCGGATCCCCTTGCTCGCCAGGGCTTCGCGAAGCTGGGCCAGATGCTCCGCATCGCGGACCTCGACCGTGCATTTCACCATCACGGTGCTGATGTCCGCCCCGCCGAAGGTCCGGTCGTGCTCGATCTGCTTCACGCTGGCGCTGGCCTGGGCGATGGTCGAGGCCAGCTCCGCCAGCCCGCCCGGCCGGTCGGAAATCACGGCGGTGAACCGGGCCATGCGGTGATCCAGCACGATGCCGCGCTCGATCACACGGCTGAGCACCATGGGATCGATGTTGCCGCCGCAGAGCACCAGTGCGACCCGCTTCCCATGCAGCGATTTCAACTTGCCGGCCAGGAAAGCCCCCAGTCCGATGGCGCCGGCACCCTCGACCACCCCCTTCTCCAATTCAAGGATCCGCAGGATGGCCAGGGCGATCTCCTCCTCGCGCACCGTCACCACCTCGTCCACCCGGTTGCGGGCCAGGGCGAAGGCGCGGTCGCCGACTTGCGGCACCGCCAACCCGTCGGCGAGCGTCGCGCCGACCCAGGCGTCGACGGGTCGCCCCGCCGCCATCGCCTTGAGCAGGCTCGGGCAGCGCTCGGGCTCGACGCCGATCACCTTGAGGCGCGGATTTTTTTCCTTGACCGCGATCGCCAGCCCGGCGATCAGCCCCGCGCCGCCGACGGGCACCACGATGGCGTCGAGGTGGCCGACCTGCT contains:
- a CDS encoding (2Fe-2S)-binding protein, which translates into the protein MVIDRCVCFDLTFATVLEKARAQKQSFEEVELSLGCGGGCGLCRPYLRRCLRTGQTSFVQILTDQDEPGSPARS
- the mutL gene encoding DNA mismatch repair endonuclease MutL, which encodes MPIRRLSQHLVNQIAAGEVIERPASVVKELVENALDAGATQIEVRIEGGGRERIEVSDNGGGISAEDLLLAVSPHATSKISTAEDLAGIGSFGFRGEALASVGSVSRLVVVSRPASSGSGGQGASIEVDFGQFAPVRPAASPVGTRVEVHQLFGQVPARRKFLRSDPTEAGKVVDVLEWLALGRPQVSFRLYQHDRMTLELPAVEDPQLRVEAVLGDEFAGKLIPVDLSGAGAVAIWGLIGRPDQAKASANGLRITLNGRPISDRGLMHAMREAYRGLVEPGRTPVGFIAIDIDPREVDVNVHPAKSEVRFRQPALIHSALLRAVRSALQGANLVPSLPLGGSSFGAPWRTSSGSGAHQGASPRSAEDSWQNASFTPHGGERGFEFASLRDALGMGGASGAGASSSGAALAENPAAGGTMHEPGLLAAPRPATRFLQAGKAWLLTFDADGIVVVDQHALHERVMFEQLRSKLTAGSLPSQPRLVPRMIALDAAQLERLEASQELLQRLGFDVRAAGPKSAALFAEPLFLVERKVDVAELILGWLSRDRASTEDGEAVLSEVLDMMSCKAAVKAGDALSDVEIASLLQDLERVERSTNCPHGRPTAMRIPYRELERRFGRG
- a CDS encoding type II secretion system GspH family protein; translated protein: MRSSRGARAFTLIEVLVVASIVSLLVALTMGGLGSAMAASRSSRCSNNLRQFGVAAEAYASTYHDSFPAAVIYFQQGDSVRTVGWDFESNGGGATKPGSLALFVDQALDALRCPDYEPVPGREPLTGYHYNTSFIGHEGFYPELGSDGRMHDGWSRVRLGLNATQRRRTDTVAVFADGGFRGGTNRFMRAPGNTVESDAGLIHAGTSAFRHRGCCNACFLDGHGATFGDPCRSALSTADLLKYVVDFPRNGFLSGDDSAYDPR
- a CDS encoding metallophosphoesterase; the encoded protein is MATLVIGDLHGCGMEFVELLDIARRDRVDARIILVGDLFTKGPRPDLVVEVISELRAAGRRVESVCGNHDLRLMDALRRCDAGATMDELAPAEEDAIRVLERSGKLTAARRILTETISRTHIQGPGWAVVHGGIDPQLGLAGTSDFEKIHKKAPPGRPHWWESYNGEDGLIIVGHKPLFEPMVLRRDGDPIVVNVDTGCAYGGSLTAYCIEEDRLIMVPSQQPSRDGFGATPVATAPRWASGGPVRTFARRP
- the ilvA gene encoding threonine ammonia-lyase, translating into MAPPTTRAPRNWPPSSAPTTRSSRSATRSAPRARRFDDPAPVRGSIVSSSVAADVSYQDIVDAQARIADGIIRTSCLESAALSELCGATIFCKAEYLQRTGSFKERGARNALLLLPSATRSRGVIAASAGNHALALAYHGRELGIPITVVMPKGAPLVKQTRCHAFGAKVLLHGQNIAEAKTRADEIAAAEQLTYVHGFNDAAIIAGAGTVGLEIVEQVGHLDAIVVPVGGAGLIAGLAIAVKEKNPRLKVIGVEPERCPSLLKAMAAGRPVDAWVGATLADGLAVPQVGDRAFALARNRVDEVVTVREEEIALAILRILELEKGVVEGAGAIGLGAFLAGKLKSLHGKRVALVLCGGNIDPMVLSRVIERGIVLDHRMARFTAVISDRPGGLAELASTIAQASASVKQIEHDRTFGGADISTVMVKCTVEVRDAEHLAQLREALASKGIRVIAESKPLQDS
- a CDS encoding NAD+ synthase — its product is MRAALAQLDPTVGDVAGNRRRIADAAESARKQGASLLLTGEMALLGYPPRDLVLRAGVAEACEKAVAELALQFPDLTMIIGTVRRVERAGRGLANSLAVCRKGKVETHYDKRLLPTYDVFDEDRYFSPGAGPLVVEHEGEKFGLLICEDLWVADDVSIPRNYSIDPVAETMKLGATALLVASASPFVLGKRARQRQRLVQIAKKFSVPIASCQQVGANDDLVFDGSGLCVDRAGNVAHAARLFEASLAVVDPKAAAAGKEPPPPGDESDLVGAIVCGIRGYFRKTGHTRATIGLSGGIDSALVACLAALAIGAANVTGIMMPSKYSSAGSVDDARELAKRLKLGKLLSLPIDAAHDLMAKRLKEGLGAFEGLPDENLQSRLRGLTSMSVSNSDGSLVLATGNKSELATGYATLYGDMVGGMAPIGDLLKTQVYALAKWINANFKSLGFAEAPIPQASIDKAPSAELRPDQTDQDSLPPYEDLDKIVTGWIEHEGDVAAIASITKLDPKLVERWCLAIDRAQFKRDQSPLVIKVAARTFGRGRPMPIAAQWRLA
- a CDS encoding excisionase family DNA-binding protein — protein: MTETLHQERVYTTGEVAAICNVAARTVSKWIDCGRLEGYRIPGSRDRRVTRETLERFMRAHGLPLTGFTQSTGEGTLLIVDSDPNTSKILRDVIAQETKRDAVVVRSAFEAGVICERSRPSSIIVDCNIGVNEAAGLASWLRAEKRNSRVVATGESMTAGDEATLIRAGVSAIVPKPCTVRAILTAVDDHWSQAS